A genomic window from Candidatus Denitrolinea symbiosum includes:
- a CDS encoding glycosyltransferase family 4 protein — MRILVVIHEYPPIGGGGGAAARDICRGLARRGHDVKILTAHYKGLPRRERDEGVDVIRLPSLRRQPFRAGFLEMGGFVLASLWAGLRLTRVFRPDAIHAHFAVPSGAAAWALARLTRTPYLLTAHLGDVPGGVPDKTDRWFRWVMPFTRPIWREAARVAAVSGYTRGLALAHYPVPIDVIPNGVDVKSLAPRVLKVNDPPRLVFAGRFVEQKNPLQIPRVLAALKDLRWECSMLGDGVLLEATRAETERLGLADRFRFPGWVETGDVLDEFARSDVLFMPSRSEGLPVVGVQALACGLALVVGRAGGFADLAAPGENGFLHDADDAEGFSASLRSLLSDPVAILSARQKSLAFAQSFDIEHVIDEYEKVLLAIIDS, encoded by the coding sequence ATGCGCATCCTCGTCGTCATCCACGAATATCCGCCCATCGGCGGCGGAGGCGGCGCCGCGGCGCGCGACATCTGCCGCGGGCTGGCGCGGCGCGGACACGACGTCAAAATCCTGACCGCTCACTACAAGGGACTTCCCCGCCGCGAACGGGACGAAGGCGTGGACGTGATCCGACTCCCCTCCCTGCGACGACAGCCCTTCCGCGCGGGATTCCTCGAAATGGGCGGCTTCGTTCTCGCCTCGCTCTGGGCCGGACTCCGCCTCACGCGCGTTTTCCGCCCCGACGCGATCCACGCCCACTTCGCCGTCCCGTCGGGGGCCGCGGCCTGGGCGCTCGCGCGGCTGACGAGGACTCCCTATCTGCTCACCGCCCATCTCGGCGACGTGCCAGGCGGCGTGCCAGACAAAACAGACCGCTGGTTCCGCTGGGTCATGCCGTTCACGCGTCCCATCTGGCGCGAGGCGGCGCGCGTCGCGGCAGTCAGCGGCTACACGCGCGGACTCGCGCTCGCGCATTATCCCGTCCCGATAGACGTCATCCCCAACGGCGTGGACGTGAAGTCGCTCGCGCCGCGCGTGCTAAAAGTCAACGACCCGCCGCGTCTCGTCTTCGCGGGACGCTTCGTCGAGCAGAAGAATCCGCTGCAGATTCCGCGCGTCCTCGCCGCGCTCAAAGACCTGCGCTGGGAATGTTCCATGCTTGGAGACGGCGTCCTGCTCGAGGCGACGCGCGCCGAAACGGAACGTCTCGGCCTCGCGGACCGATTCCGCTTCCCTGGCTGGGTGGAGACGGGCGACGTGCTGGACGAATTCGCGCGCTCCGACGTCCTCTTCATGCCCTCGCGCTCCGAGGGACTGCCCGTCGTCGGCGTGCAGGCGCTTGCCTGCGGACTCGCGCTCGTCGTCGGCCGCGCGGGCGGTTTCGCCGACCTGGCCGCGCCTGGCGAAAACGGCTTCCTCCACGACGCCGACGACGCGGAGGGATTCTCCGCCAGCCTCCGTTCCCTGCTCTCCGATCCTGTTGCCATCCTCTCCGCCCGCCAAAAAAGCCTCGCCTTCGCCCAATCCTTCGACATTGAGCATGTCATAGACGAGTACGAAAAAGTCCTCCTTGCCATCATAGACTCCTAA